Proteins encoded by one window of Mustelus asterias unplaced genomic scaffold, sMusAst1.hap1.1 HAP1_SCAFFOLD_96, whole genome shotgun sequence:
- the LOC144484239 gene encoding uncharacterized protein LOC144484239, whose product MGKLWKCGDCGKGYMCPSRLEIHRRSHTGERPFSCCVCGKGFTQSSELRTHQLVHTGERPFTCSVCRKGFTQSSSLQKHQRVHTGKKPFTCCVCGKRFSQLSNQQRHQRVHTGERPFTCPVCGKGFRQLSTLRTHQRVHTGERPFTCTVCGKGFTQLSTLQKHQRVHTGERPFTCSQREKGFTKSSSLQTHQRVHTGERPFTCSQCGKGFIASSSLQTHQRVHTGQRPFTCPKCEKGFTNSSSLRTHQRVHTGERPFTCSQCGKGFRVSSQLLRHQQIHE is encoded by the coding sequence ATggggaaactgtggaaatgtggggactgtgggaagggatacatgtgcccatctcggctggaaattcatcgacgcagtcacactggggagaggcccttcagctgctgtgtgtgtggaaagggattcactcagtcatccgaactgcggacacaccaactagttcacactggggagaggccattcacctgctctgtgtgtaggaagggattcactcagtcatccagcctgcagaaacaccagcgagttcacactgggaagaagccattcacctgctgcgtgtgtgggaagagattcagtcagttatccaaccagcagagacaccagcgagttcacactggggagagaccattcacctgccctgtgtgtgggaagggattccgtcagttatccaccctgcggacacaccagcgagttcacactggggagagaccattcacctgcactgtgtgtgggaagggattcactcaattatccaccctgcagaaacatcagcgagttcataccggagagaggccgttcacctgctctcagcgtgagaaaggattcaccaagtcttccagcctgcagacacaccagcgagttcacactggggagagaccattcacctgctctcagtgtgggaagggatttattgcctcatccagtctgcagacacaccagcgagttcacaccggacagaggccattcacctgcccgaagtgtgagaagggattcactaactcatccagcctgcggacacaccagcgagttcacactggggagaggccgttcacctgctctcagtgtgggaagggattcagagtttcatcccagctgctgagacaccagcaaattcacgagtga